In a genomic window of Acidobacteriota bacterium:
- the purN gene encoding phosphoribosylglycinamide formyltransferase produces MTGRSTPIAVLISGRGSNFEALHRATREGGLPARIVLVLSNVATAAGIEHARSLGLHTAVVPSRGAGSRAAHEARVREEIERAGAEWICLAGYMRLLSAEFVAAFPNRILNIHPSLLPSFPGLDVQQAALDHGVRISGCTVHLVDAGLDSGPIVGQRAVDVRSGDDAQSLAGRILRQEHELYAEALGRLLTEPWRIEGRRVLFGSAADARGAD; encoded by the coding sequence GTGACGGGCCGGTCGACTCCCATCGCCGTCCTGATCTCCGGTCGCGGGAGCAACTTCGAGGCGCTCCATCGGGCTACCCGGGAAGGGGGCCTGCCCGCGCGCATCGTGCTGGTCCTGAGCAACGTCGCCACCGCGGCGGGCATCGAGCATGCCCGCTCCCTGGGTCTACACACGGCTGTCGTTCCGAGCCGTGGCGCGGGATCGCGGGCGGCCCATGAAGCTCGAGTGCGGGAGGAGATCGAGCGGGCCGGGGCAGAGTGGATCTGTCTCGCGGGCTACATGCGGCTCCTCAGCGCGGAGTTCGTCGCGGCCTTCCCGAACCGGATCCTGAACATCCATCCCAGCCTGCTGCCATCGTTTCCCGGCCTCGACGTCCAGCAGGCGGCGCTGGATCATGGCGTCCGCATCAGCGGCTGTACCGTCCACCTCGTCGACGCCGGCCTCGACAGCGGCCCGATCGTCGGCCAGCGGGCCGTGGACGTGCGAAGCGGGGACGACGCGCAGTCTCTCGCCGGGCGAATCCTGCGGCAGGAACACGAGCTGTACGCCGAAGCGTTGGGCCGCTTGCTCACCGAGCCGTGGCGGATCGAGGGGCGACGCGTCCTGTTCGGTTCGGCGGCCGACGCCCGGGGGGCCGACTGA
- the purM gene encoding phosphoribosylformylglycinamidine cyclo-ligase — protein sequence MTGADAYREAGVDLEAQDRALAGIGDLVQSTFTENVLSGLGAFGGLFALPVSVRDPVLVASADGVGTKLSVARMAGDFSTVGGDLVNHCVNDILVQGATPLFFLDYVGAGKLDGPAMRELVGGVARACIANRCALLGGETAEMPGFYQPGDYELVGFIVGVVGRDRILDGSAVRSGDALIGLASAGLHTNGFSLARRAFFDLGGLDLLSRLPGSERTVRDALLAPHLSYLTVLEPLLGNPRLHALAHITGGGLTDNLPRVLPQGLGAVIETASWNVPEDFLAIQRLADVDTGEMYRVFNMGVGMVLVVDAAGVEGLVGELEAAGGRAFVLGSVRPGEGVSYAGETESA from the coding sequence ATGACGGGAGCCGACGCCTACCGGGAGGCCGGAGTCGACCTGGAGGCCCAGGACCGGGCTTTGGCTGGCATCGGCGACCTCGTGCAGTCTACGTTCACCGAGAACGTCCTGAGCGGCCTGGGAGCTTTCGGCGGTCTCTTCGCCCTGCCGGTATCGGTACGGGATCCCGTCCTGGTCGCTTCGGCCGACGGCGTCGGCACGAAGCTCAGCGTGGCCCGGATGGCCGGCGACTTCAGCACCGTCGGCGGTGATCTCGTCAACCACTGCGTCAACGACATCCTGGTGCAGGGCGCGACGCCGCTCTTCTTTCTGGACTACGTCGGCGCCGGGAAGCTCGACGGCCCGGCCATGAGGGAGCTCGTTGGGGGTGTCGCCCGCGCCTGCATCGCGAACCGCTGCGCGTTGCTGGGGGGGGAGACTGCGGAGATGCCCGGTTTCTACCAGCCCGGCGACTATGAGTTGGTGGGCTTCATCGTCGGAGTCGTGGGGCGCGACCGGATCCTGGACGGCTCGGCCGTACGCTCCGGCGATGCGTTGATCGGCCTGGCGTCGGCGGGTCTCCACACGAACGGCTTCTCGCTTGCCCGTCGCGCCTTCTTCGACCTGGGCGGCCTCGACCTGCTTTCGCGGTTGCCGGGATCCGAACGGACGGTGCGCGACGCGCTGCTGGCTCCCCACCTGTCCTACCTGACTGTGCTGGAACCGCTCCTGGGGAATCCGCGCCTGCATGCGCTTGCGCACATTACCGGCGGCGGGCTCACAGACAACCTCCCCCGCGTCCTGCCGCAAGGACTGGGTGCAGTCATCGAAACCGCCAGCTGGAACGTGCCTGAGGATTTCCTGGCGATCCAGCGCCTGGCGGACGTTGACACCGGCGAGATGTACCGGGTGTTCAACATGGGTGTCGGAATGGTCCTCGTCGTGGATGCGGCCGGCGTGGAGGGCCTGGTGGGGGAACTGGAAGCCGCGGGGGGCCGGGCCTTCGTTCTGGGTTCGGTGCGACCGGGCGAGGGAGTGTCCTACGCCGGGGAGACGGAGTCGGCGTGA
- the purF gene encoding amidophosphoribosyltransferase, with product MCGIFGIEGAPDAANLTYLGLYAQQHRGQESAGIVSWDGEQLHAERGMGKVAEIFDERKLSELVGDRAIGHTRYSTAGSSVIANAQPIVVMTSMGPLGIVHNGNLVSALATRHELEAAGSIFQTTSDSEVFLHLMATRPHHEVVESLLRVLGDVRGAYSLLLITREGLIAARDPHGFRPLILGELDGQPCFASETCAFDLLEARPLRELDRGEVVLARGDQIESYRLPPVARASRCVFEHVYFSRPDSEVFSDTVAQSRLEMGARLAREAPVEADVVVPVPDSGLYGALGFSRAASTPIELGLIRNHYIGRTFIEPQQSIRHFGVKVKLNPVRELIAGKRIVLVDDSIVRGTTSRKIVNMVREAGATEVHVRITSPPTAFSCVYGIDTPTRGELIASDHSLEEIRRFIRADSLAYLSLEGVLGSVSGSPDSYCTACWSGDYPVPAESHGEPQAELFPLRLEAAGSGA from the coding sequence ATGTGCGGCATCTTCGGTATTGAGGGCGCGCCGGACGCGGCGAACCTCACATACTTGGGCCTCTACGCCCAGCAGCACCGGGGCCAGGAGAGCGCGGGGATCGTCTCGTGGGATGGTGAGCAGCTCCATGCGGAACGCGGCATGGGGAAGGTCGCCGAGATCTTCGACGAGCGCAAGCTGAGCGAGCTCGTGGGAGATCGTGCGATCGGCCATACCCGCTATTCGACGGCCGGCTCGAGCGTCATCGCGAATGCGCAGCCGATCGTCGTCATGACCTCGATGGGCCCGCTCGGCATCGTGCACAACGGCAACCTCGTGAGCGCCCTGGCGACGCGCCACGAGCTGGAGGCGGCGGGATCCATCTTCCAGACGACCAGCGACTCGGAGGTCTTTCTCCACCTGATGGCCACCCGGCCGCATCACGAAGTCGTCGAGTCGCTGCTACGGGTGCTGGGCGACGTCAGGGGCGCCTACTCCCTGCTGCTCATCACTCGGGAAGGTCTGATCGCGGCCCGGGACCCTCACGGTTTCAGGCCGCTGATTCTGGGGGAACTCGACGGACAGCCCTGCTTCGCGTCCGAAACCTGCGCCTTCGACCTGTTGGAGGCTCGACCGCTCCGCGAGCTGGACCGCGGCGAAGTCGTTCTGGCCCGGGGCGATCAGATCGAGAGCTACCGCTTGCCGCCGGTCGCGAGGGCTTCCCGCTGCGTCTTCGAGCATGTGTACTTCTCGCGTCCGGACAGTGAGGTGTTTTCCGATACCGTGGCGCAATCCCGGCTGGAGATGGGGGCTCGGCTGGCTCGGGAAGCCCCGGTGGAGGCGGACGTCGTCGTACCCGTCCCCGACAGCGGCCTGTACGGCGCGCTTGGATTCAGCCGCGCCGCGAGCACCCCGATCGAACTCGGTTTGATCCGGAATCACTACATCGGCCGGACCTTCATCGAGCCGCAACAGTCGATCCGGCACTTCGGCGTCAAGGTGAAGCTGAACCCGGTTCGGGAGTTGATTGCCGGCAAGCGGATCGTGCTGGTGGATGACTCCATCGTCCGGGGTACGACATCGCGCAAGATCGTGAACATGGTTCGTGAAGCAGGCGCGACCGAGGTTCATGTCCGGATCACGTCGCCGCCGACGGCGTTCTCCTGCGTCTACGGCATCGATACGCCGACGCGCGGTGAACTCATCGCGTCCGACCATTCGCTGGAAGAGATTCGCCGCTTCATCCGAGCCGACAGCCTCGCCTACCTCTCCCTCGAGGGAGTGCTTGGAAGCGTCTCGGGCAGCCCGGATTCCTACTGCACGGCGTGCTGGAGCGGCGACTACCCCGTTCCGGCCGAGAGCCACGGCGAGCCGCAGGCGGAGCTCTTCCCGCTTCGACTCGAAGCCGCCGGCTCTGGCGCATGA
- the purL gene encoding phosphoribosylformylglycinamidine synthase subunit PurL has product MTTPDSAAGEPVVDSALAVDHGLTGEEFGGLCELLGRSPTWTELGIASALYSEHCSYKSSKIHLRRFPTRSRRVVHGPGENAGVVDIGHGWVAAFKMESHNHPSFIEPYQGAATGVGGILRDVFTMGARPIACLDSLRFGEIEGERGGRMRHLVDGVVRGIGDYGNCVGIPTVGGETGFHPSYNGNILVNAFALGVCREDRIFTATASGAGNPILYAGSRTGRDGIHGATMASEAFDAESEAKRPTVQVGDPFTEKVLLEASLEAMRSGVVLGVQDMGAAGLTSSCFEMAARGGAGVELDLDLVPLREASLTPYEIMLSESQERMVFVTQRGQEEAVVEILSRWGLEASKIGRVTDSGRARLTFRGRTVADMPVEPLVDGAPVYDRPAAPPADLRERQRLVDCEGPEDPLRALKSLLGTPELGDKRWIHRQYDSTVRSNTIVGPGSDAAVLRLKGTPSALALTSDVNPSYCWLEPRMGGRQAVAEAVRNLATVGAEPVGMTNCLNFGSPENPGIAWQLRECIEGMAEACRAFDVPVISGNVSLYNETEGEAVHPTPTVAIVGVIDRLEDVGAEGDLHLVLGCGFWRPGDRVVLLGSDSREYGGSAYQRLLHGVEAGCPPAVDLEAEAALCALLRYSRRAGWLSGCHDLADGGLLVALAECAMARGIGLRGAVGCGPLALFSESQARAIVTVPAAGTEELLAAAEARGVPAREIGDVGGDRLVLGFDGGTVDSAIDDLRRVWTEALPRAVG; this is encoded by the coding sequence GTGACGACGCCGGATTCTGCAGCAGGCGAACCGGTCGTCGATTCGGCCCTCGCGGTCGATCACGGCCTGACCGGGGAGGAGTTCGGCGGACTCTGCGAGCTGCTGGGTCGCAGTCCGACCTGGACCGAGCTGGGGATCGCCTCGGCCCTCTACTCGGAGCACTGCTCCTACAAGTCGTCAAAGATCCACCTGCGACGGTTCCCGACGCGGAGCCGGCGGGTCGTCCACGGGCCGGGCGAGAACGCCGGAGTGGTCGACATAGGCCACGGCTGGGTCGCGGCCTTCAAGATGGAGAGCCACAATCACCCCAGCTTCATCGAGCCTTACCAGGGCGCCGCCACCGGCGTGGGTGGAATCCTGCGCGACGTGTTCACGATGGGCGCGCGGCCGATCGCCTGCCTGGATTCGCTGAGGTTCGGCGAGATCGAAGGAGAACGGGGCGGGCGGATGCGGCATCTCGTCGACGGCGTCGTGCGCGGCATCGGGGACTACGGCAACTGCGTCGGCATCCCGACCGTCGGGGGCGAGACCGGATTCCACCCGTCCTACAACGGCAACATCCTGGTCAACGCGTTCGCTCTCGGCGTGTGCCGGGAGGACAGGATCTTCACCGCCACGGCTTCGGGCGCCGGCAACCCGATTCTCTACGCGGGCAGCCGCACGGGCCGTGACGGCATTCACGGCGCCACGATGGCGTCGGAGGCGTTCGACGCCGAGAGCGAGGCGAAGAGGCCCACGGTGCAGGTGGGCGATCCGTTCACGGAGAAGGTCCTGCTCGAGGCGAGCCTGGAGGCGATGAGGAGCGGGGTCGTGCTCGGGGTCCAGGACATGGGCGCCGCCGGACTGACCAGCTCCTGCTTCGAGATGGCCGCCCGCGGCGGCGCGGGGGTGGAGCTCGACCTGGACCTGGTGCCGCTGCGCGAGGCCTCTCTGACTCCCTACGAGATCATGCTCTCCGAGTCGCAGGAACGGATGGTCTTCGTCACCCAGCGAGGCCAGGAGGAGGCGGTGGTCGAGATCCTGTCCCGATGGGGCCTCGAAGCGTCGAAGATCGGCCGGGTAACCGATAGCGGGCGTGCACGTCTCACGTTTCGCGGCCGTACCGTTGCGGACATGCCGGTCGAGCCGCTGGTCGACGGAGCGCCGGTCTACGATCGGCCGGCGGCCCCTCCCGCGGACCTTCGCGAGCGCCAGCGGCTCGTCGACTGCGAAGGACCGGAGGATCCGCTTCGGGCGCTCAAGAGTCTTCTCGGGACGCCGGAACTCGGCGACAAGAGGTGGATCCACCGGCAGTACGACTCGACCGTGCGGTCGAACACGATCGTCGGTCCGGGCTCCGACGCCGCCGTGCTGCGGCTCAAGGGAACCCCTTCGGCCCTGGCGCTGACGTCGGACGTCAACCCGTCCTACTGCTGGCTCGAGCCGCGGATGGGCGGGCGGCAGGCCGTGGCCGAGGCGGTTCGCAACCTGGCGACGGTCGGCGCGGAGCCGGTGGGCATGACGAACTGTCTCAACTTCGGTTCGCCGGAGAACCCCGGAATCGCCTGGCAACTCCGGGAGTGCATCGAGGGAATGGCTGAGGCCTGCCGGGCTTTCGACGTGCCGGTGATCTCGGGCAACGTGTCGCTGTACAACGAGACGGAGGGTGAAGCGGTCCACCCGACCCCCACGGTGGCGATCGTCGGCGTCATCGATCGGCTGGAGGACGTCGGCGCGGAGGGAGACCTCCACCTGGTGCTGGGGTGCGGCTTCTGGCGGCCGGGCGACCGGGTGGTGCTGCTCGGTTCCGACAGCCGCGAATACGGGGGCTCGGCCTATCAGCGTCTGCTCCATGGAGTCGAAGCGGGGTGTCCCCCCGCGGTCGACCTGGAAGCCGAAGCGGCTCTGTGCGCGCTGCTTCGGTACTCGCGGCGCGCCGGCTGGCTGAGCGGCTGTCACGATCTGGCTGACGGCGGCTTGCTCGTCGCGTTGGCAGAGTGTGCGATGGCCCGGGGCATCGGCCTTCGGGGCGCGGTCGGTTGCGGCCCCCTCGCACTGTTCTCGGAGAGTCAGGCGCGAGCGATCGTCACCGTTCCGGCCGCGGGGACGGAAGAGCTTCTGGCGGCGGCGGAGGCGCGTGGAGTACCGGCCAGGGAGATCGGCGACGTGGGAGGTGATCGCCTGGTGCTGGGCTTCGACGGCGGCACGGTCGATAGCGCGATCGACGACTTGCGGCGGGTCTGGACGGAAGCCCTGCCGCGAGCGGTAGGCTAG